The genomic region GCGCCGCCCTCGCCGCTCGTAATGTGTTTTACCGGGTGAAAGCTGAAGACCGTCATGTCGGAATGCGAACAATTGCCCACGCTCTGCCAGCGGCCCGTGCGATCGCGCCAGCGTGCGCCCAAGGCGTGGCAGGCATCCTCGATGATTCGCAGGCCGGCGGACCGCGCCAGGCTTGAGATTTGCTCCATAGCGCAGGGTTGGCCGGCGAAGTGAACGGGAATTACCGCTTGTGGTTGCCCCGAGGGCAGATGGTTGAGCAGGTGCGCCAAGGCAGACGGATCGAGATTTAGCGTCTCGCTATCGATATCCGCAAAGGCAGGGCGGGCGCCGCAGTAAAGGGCGCAATTGGTCGAAGCCACAAAGGTGTTAGGTGACGAGATAACCACGCCCCCTGGCCCCACGTCCGCCGCCATGCAGGCCAAGTGCAGGGCTGCCGTACCGCTGGAGGCGACGACCGCATAGCGAGCGCCAACCTTGGCCGCCAGTGCTGACTCGAACTGCTCGACCCGCGGGCCGGTGGTAAGCCAATCCGAGCGCAAGGCGTCAACCACTGCTGCCACGTCGTTATCGTCGATCCATTGGCGACCATACGGGAGATTTCGCGCCACCGTCATATATCAACCTTTCCGAATCTAAGCTGCGCAGCCT from Candidatus Binataceae bacterium harbors:
- the pseC gene encoding UDP-4-amino-4,6-dideoxy-N-acetyl-beta-L-altrosamine transaminase, encoding MTVARNLPYGRQWIDDNDVAAVVDALRSDWLTTGPRVEQFESALAAKVGARYAVVASSGTAALHLACMAADVGPGGVVISSPNTFVASTNCALYCGARPAFADIDSETLNLDPSALAHLLNHLPSGQPQAVIPVHFAGQPCAMEQISSLARSAGLRIIEDACHALGARWRDRTGRWQSVGNCSHSDMTVFSFHPVKHITSGEGGAITTNDQQIYERLRRLRHHGIGRTLMQLGAQEPWRHEITELGYNYRLSDIQCALGLSQLRKLEGWVERRRALAARYDRELADLSEVKRPAQAANNFSSYHLYVVQVPRRSALFHRLHERGIKTQVHYLPVHLHPLYRERFGYRAGDFPKAEAYYEGALSLPLFPQMSDNDVTYVAEVLREALAEHNLPKQEPQS